A portion of the Syngnathoides biaculeatus isolate LvHL_M chromosome 7, ASM1980259v1, whole genome shotgun sequence genome contains these proteins:
- the pcsk9 gene encoding proprotein convertase subtilisin/kexin type 9, whose protein sequence is MAQGKPYRYGLIAAGCCVVAAGLFIMTRERPHVYATMCALGGGMVLIGTAWSMCQCYPKVVVIPGMWEKNLEEVTDISQHESAYLLFVTTSSIKAAWRVPGRFLVILHQEGDVHASVRRLRTTAAVSGHQVEVLRTFFFFSGALRGFLVKMSSDVIQLLLNLPHVQYVEEDSFIFAQSAPWNLRRLLHPHPGDTWENATYNPPNDGSKAEVYLMDGGVRGSHRELRGRVVATDSRDILEEDAVKVHLQASRCYSHGTHIAGVVSGADLGVARGAGIHLVPVLNCHGRGSVSGALAGLDYIWESVRGASTVVLLPFVGAFSRSVNAASRELVASGSVVVAAAGNYRDNACLYSPASEPEVIAVGAVDVWDQLVAQGVGGTNFGPCVDLFAPGDDIISASSECDTCFMARSGTSQAAAHVAGIAAVLLSSNQKASPVQVLHAMIRYSDAGAVDVGPLSATNRLSTPNLVAAMPPPVNTTTSGGLLCRPVWSEKAGPPETIARCRRGELMLDCRSHRPRGSRPGRAVRVKHADVMECVARGAVHAVARCCVTDGLPPHLSGSECRVSELGDGPSCPPGWTPTEWSPVAEGDTEGIAVCCRRRRV, encoded by the exons ATGGCGCAAGGGAAGCCGTACCGGTACGGACTGATCGCGGCCGGCTGCTGCGTGGTGGCCGCGGGCCTCTTCATCATGACCAGGGAGAGGCCCCACGTCTACGCCACCATGTGCGCCCTGGGTGGCGGCATGGTTCTGATCGGGACCGCCTGGAGCATGTGCCAGTGTTACCCCAAG GTAGTAGTCATTCCCGGGATGTGGGAGAAGAACCTAGAGGAAGTAACGGACATCAGTCAACatgagag CGCTTACCTATTGTTTGTTACGACCTCCTCCATTAAGGCGGCGTGGCGCGTGCCCGGTCGCTTCTTGGTGATACTGCATCAGGAGGGCGACGTGCACGCCAGCGTCCGGAGGCTGAGGACCACCGCGGCCGTGAGCGGCCACCAAGTGGAGGTCCTAcgcaccttcttcttcttttcgggGGCTCTTCGAGGCTTCCTGGTCAAGATGAGCAGTGATGTCATTCAACTG TTGCTGAATCTCCCTCATGTCCAATACGTGGAGGAGGACTCCTTCATCTTCGCTCAGAGCGCCCCCTGGAACCTCCGCAGGTTACTGCACCCTCACCCTGGCGACACCTGGGAAAACGCAACATACAACCCCCCCA ATGACGGCAGCAAGGCGGAGGTTTACCTGATGGACGGCGGCGTTCGGGGCTCTCACAGAGAGCTGCGAGGACGAGTGGTCGCCACAGATTCCAGGGACATTCTGGAAGAAGATGCAGTCAAAGTACA TCTCCAGGCTAGTCGATGTTACAGTCACGGCACGCACATAGCGGGCGTGGTGAGCGGGGCGGACTTGGGTGTGGCCCGGGGTGCTGGCATCCACTTGGTGCCGGTGCTCAACTGTCATGGGAGGGGCTCCGTGTCGGGGGCTCTGGCAG GCTTGGACTACATTTGGGAAAGCGTACGAGGGGCTTCGACAGTCGTGTTGCTGCCCTTCGTCGGCGCCTTCAGCCGCTCAGTGAACGCAGCCAGTCGTGAGCTGGTGGCGAGCGGTAGCGTGGTCGTGGCCGCAGCTGGGAACTACCGAGACAACGCCTGCCTCTACTCGCCGGCGTCCGAACCTGAG GTGATTGCCGTGGGGGCGGTCGACGTTTGGGACCAGCTGGTAGCGCAAGGGGTGGGCGGCACCAATTTCGGCCCGTGCGTAGATCTGTTTGCGCCGGGTGATGACATCATCAGCGCTAGCAGCGAATGCGACACCTGCTTCATGGCCCGCAGTGGAACCTCACAAGCGGCCGCGCACGTGGCAG GCATCGCGGCAGTGCTCCTGTCATCCAATCAGAAAGCGTCACCGGTGCAGGTACTTCACGCGATGATACGCTACTCCGACGCAGGCGCAGTGGACGTCGGCCCGCTTTCGGCGACGAATCGCCTCAGCACCCCCAACCTGGTGGCCGCCATGCCGCCGCCTGTCAACACCACGACAA GTGGGGGGCTTCTGTGTCGCCCCGTGTGGTCAGAGAAGGCCGGACCCCCCGAGACCATTGCTCGTTGCCGTCGGGGGGAGCTGATGCTGGACTGCCGAAGCCACCGTCCACGCGGAAGCCGACCCGGGCGAGCCGTACGC GTAAAACATGCCGACGTGATGGAGTGCGTGGCCCGTGGGGCAGTTCATGCCGTGGCCCGCTGCTGCGTGACGGACGGCCTGCCACCCCACCTATCAG GCTCCGAGTGCAGAGTTTCAGAATTGGGGGACGGTCCTTCCTGTCCTCCGGGCTGGACCCCGACCGAGTGGAGCCCGGTCGCCGAGGGCGACACCGAGGGGATCGCCGTCTGCTGTCGCCGCCGAAGAGTGTAA
- the si:dkeyp-51f12.3 gene encoding uncharacterized protein si:dkeyp-51f12.3 — translation MPLPHGALLLLAVLLMVAGGLVALCAPLPGIAAAVLGFFLGIGGVGLLVSVLCVAMKNLQAAVPGHFLLHPRTGTRFSPQQSLAIQRRLDRIRREMSTDSVGGTPALEQVLEPAPPSTPPPWTMEPPPSYDMVMKIQEDGEQR, via the exons ATGCCGCTGCCCCACGGTGCGCTGCTGCTCCTGGCCGTCCTGCTGATGGTGGCCGGCGGCTTGGTGGCTCTGTGCGCGCCTCTGCCCGGCATCGCTGCTGCCGTCTTGGGGTTCTTCCTGGGGATCGGGGGCGTGGGCCTCCTGGTCAGCGTGCTGTGCGTCGCCATGAAAAACCTGCAGGCGGCGGTGCCGGGACATTTCCTGCTGCACCCGCGCACGGGGACGCGCTTCAGCCCGCAGCAGTCGCTGGCCATACAAAG GAGGTTGGACCGAATTCGTCGCGAGATGTCAACGGACTCCGTCGGCGGCACCCCGGCCCTCGAACAGGTCCTCGAACCGGCCCCCCCGTCCACTCCACCTCCCTGGACCATGGAACCTCCCCCGTCCTACGACATGGTGATGAAGATCCAAGAGGACGGCGAGCAGCGCTAA